Part of the Cloacibacterium caeni genome is shown below.
TTGATTAATGAAATAATCTGCACTAAAAGTTAATCTATTGTTTGCAAAACCAAAGTCTGCTCCAATATTTTTCTTAACATTCGTTTCCCATTTTAACTGATCGTTACCAGCTTGTGAATATGCTATACCTGTGTAATCTGCATACTTAAATGGACCATAAAGACCTAAATAAGGATAATTTCCTATATCTGTATTCCCTACTTTACCATATGAAGCTCTAAGTTTTAATTCAGATAATACCTTGTTTCCTTTTAAGAAATTCTCATTAGAAACCGTCCAACCTAAAGATAGACCAGGGAAATTACCCCATTTATTTGCAGTTGGCAATGCTGATAAACCATCTCTTCTTATAGTCCCTTGAATAAAGTATTTATTATCATAATTATAGCTTAATCTTGCCGCATAAGAAATTAGTCCATTCTCCGTATTAGAACCTCCTGAGTACTGAGTAGTATAAGATCCTGAAATCAATCCTACTTCTCCAAAATAGTCACTCGAAAGACCTTGTCCTTGACCAAAGAAATAATTAGATTTTTGTTTTTGGAATTCATTAACCAAAACTAAATTAAAGTTATGATCTTGGAATGATTTTTTTAAATCTACAATGTTTTGAATATTCCATCTGTCAAGATTTAGATAATTATTATCAATATATCCTCCTCTCGAAAAACCATCTCCATGAACTCTGTTCCAATACAAGAAACCTGTAGTAACAGATCTATCTTTACTTATTTGTAGTTTGTAGCTTGCCCAATCCGTAATTTTAACATCAGCAGCTATACTACCAATAAATCTTGTCAAATCTGATTGATACTTATTATTATTTACAATATAAGCAATATTGGTTAAGCTACTGGTAATTGGAATGTAGTTATCCCATTGTCCTACCATACTTGTGGTACCAGAAGTAAAAATATTATATCCAGTAGGAGTAGAAGGATCATAGATAGGTGTATTCGGTAGTTGTCTCACTGCACTAAACATTGCACCTGAGATAGAGTTATACCCATTATTTAAACCCTTATATTGAGTTTCAGAGTAAGACAAACTAGATGATAATTTTAACCAATTGGTTACTTTTTGATCAGCATTCATTCTTACCGAGATTCTCTCCATTCCATTTGGCTTAATAACACCCTCTTGATTTGTATAACCAAAAGAAGCATAGTAATTACCATTACCTAAACCTCCTGTCATAGAAAGAAAATGATCCGTTTGAGTACCAGTCCTAAGAACTGCATCTTGCCAATCTGTATTGAAATCTGCACCCCTTGCCCAAATTGAATTTACAGCCGCAGCCTTCTCATTTGAAATAGTTATAAAATCAGGGGTTTCTAGTAAATCAAACTTTTTAACAACATTCGCAATACTAAACTGATTGTTGTAAGTTACAGAAAATCTTCCTGATTTTCCTTTTTTAGTTGTAATTAATATTACACCATTTGCCGCTCTCGAACCATAAATTGCAGTAGCTGCTCCATCTTTTAAGACAGTCATGGTTTCAATATCAGCAGGATTAATGTCTCCTAATGCATTTGCAGCAGTGTTTCCACCACCTGTATCTCCAGAAAAAATTGGAACACCATCTACAACGTATAATGGAGAAGTTCCTGATGAAATAGAGTTAATCCCTCTAATT
Proteins encoded:
- a CDS encoding SusC/RagA family TonB-linked outer membrane protein produces the protein MNGKLKVLSAGVLFFIGGQFVQAQQKKDEAKEKEIEEVVVVGYGTQKKSDVTSSVATVKGDAIANLNTPTFEAQLAGRSSGVQVVNNSGEIGRAPTVRIRGINSISSGTSPLYVVDGVPIFSGDTGGGNTAANALGDINPADIETMTVLKDGAATAIYGSRAANGVILITTKKGKSGRFSVTYNNQFSIANVVKKFDLLETPDFITISNEKAAAVNSIWARGADFNTDWQDAVLRTGTQTDHFLSMTGGLGNGNYYASFGYTNQEGVIKPNGMERISVRMNADQKVTNWLKLSSSLSYSETQYKGLNNGYNSISGAMFSAVRQLPNTPIYDPSTPTGYNIFTSGTTSMVGQWDNYIPITSSLTNIAYIVNNNKYQSDLTRFIGSIAADVKITDWASYKLQISKDRSVTTGFLYWNRVHGDGFSRGGYIDNNYLNLDRWNIQNIVDLKKSFQDHNFNLVLVNEFQKQKSNYFFGQGQGLSSDYFGEVGLISGSYTTQYSGGSNTENGLISYAARLSYNYDNKYFIQGTIRRDGLSALPTANKWGNFPGLSLGWTVSNENFLKGNKVLSELKLRASYGKVGNTDIGNYPYLGLYGPFKYADYTGIAYSQAGNDQLKWETNVKKNIGADFGFANNRLTFSADYFINQNDGLILAVPVPPSLGVPGNSINKNIGSMENKGFEFSLGADLVKNENFTWNVNGNLTLMDNKVLALVNGDIYPSQNGQTAYLIREGESLRSLYGFKYWGVNMANGNPVYYKADGSLVQGNLNNSTYYVFDPSNPSVLGAQSTLGNADRFILGNTLPTYFGALNTSMKYKNFDFGVMARFSGGNKIFNVTRRELLNQDFYNNGTEILGRWQSASNPGDGWTPRLYGTKGSFVNLEGVANSRFVEKGDFVKVDNITLGYSFDKSVIEKVSLSKFRVYAVLQNAIMFTKYTGIDPEMESTGMDYNSVPRQMTFSMGINATF